A DNA window from Aestuariispira ectoiniformans contains the following coding sequences:
- a CDS encoding ABC transporter ATP-binding protein, whose translation MSTLLSVKNVTVRFGGICAVDSVSFDVNQGELLGFIGPNGAGKTTMMRTITGVVTPDEGSIMLRDKELIGLKTHERVRLGMGLSQQIVKPFRNMTVLDNIALAAGAAKTKAPLSALFTRHKDEEREKARALLQTVGIAEAADADPSNLPLGFLKRLEVARAMALKPDLLLLDEPLAGLNHAEAQKLADTIQAINKGGTTIILIEHNLGEVMRICNRLVVQDNGRKIGDGAPEDVMSDPIVRSAYLGEEVDHAAA comes from the coding sequence ATGAGCACGCTCCTCTCCGTCAAGAACGTAACGGTCCGCTTTGGTGGCATCTGCGCCGTCGACAGCGTTTCCTTCGATGTGAACCAAGGTGAACTCCTTGGTTTCATCGGGCCAAACGGTGCGGGCAAGACGACGATGATGCGCACCATTACCGGTGTAGTCACCCCGGACGAAGGCAGCATCATGCTCCGCGATAAGGAGTTGATCGGCCTGAAAACCCACGAGCGGGTCCGGCTGGGCATGGGATTGTCCCAGCAGATCGTCAAACCGTTCCGCAATATGACCGTTCTGGACAATATTGCCCTGGCGGCGGGTGCGGCCAAAACGAAAGCGCCACTTTCCGCACTCTTCACCCGTCACAAGGACGAAGAACGCGAGAAAGCCCGCGCCCTGCTGCAAACCGTCGGGATTGCCGAGGCCGCGGATGCCGATCCGTCCAACCTGCCTTTGGGCTTTCTGAAACGCCTGGAGGTAGCTCGCGCCATGGCCCTTAAACCGGACCTCCTGTTACTGGACGAGCCGCTTGCCGGTCTCAACCATGCAGAGGCACAGAAACTTGCGGACACGATCCAGGCCATCAACAAAGGCGGAACGACAATCATTCTGATTGAACATAACCTGGGCGAAGTCATGCGGATTTGTAACCGGCTGGTTGTTCAGGACAACGGCCGGAAAATCGGCGATGGCGCACCTGAAGACGTAATGTCGGACCCCATCGTTCGTTCAGCCTATCTCGGTGAGGAGGTCGACCATGCTGCAGCTTAA
- a CDS encoding branched-chain amino acid ABC transporter permease, with protein sequence MTMFEIGAYELTLITTMGIAVTFALSLNLITGFCGQISLGHAAFYGVGAYTSAMLTKAGIPFPLAIIGAAAMASIIGVIVGLASLRVRHDFLAITTMGVGFLFLGIVRTWDFLGAEMGIAGIPGSGLDKSGYAILVIVIAVVVALFSLYVKRSWMGYVFDAIADDEDTARVIGIDVARYKLAAFAMGTALAGVAGALYTHQVRFIDPASFSFVESITVLSMVVIGGIGSVWGVIFAAGVLSVLPQWFQFIDDFKLLVYGALLFAVMRFSPGGVAGMVKALRGDKKNTKKEAAA encoded by the coding sequence ATGACCATGTTTGAAATCGGTGCTTACGAACTGACCCTTATCACCACCATGGGCATTGCGGTCACCTTCGCACTCAGCCTGAACCTGATTACAGGCTTCTGCGGGCAGATCAGCCTGGGCCACGCCGCATTCTACGGCGTCGGGGCCTATACCTCCGCCATGTTGACAAAGGCTGGCATCCCCTTCCCCCTGGCAATCATCGGCGCAGCCGCGATGGCCAGCATCATTGGTGTCATCGTCGGCCTGGCCTCGCTGCGTGTCCGTCATGACTTCCTCGCTATCACGACAATGGGCGTCGGCTTCCTTTTCCTTGGAATAGTCCGAACCTGGGACTTCCTTGGTGCCGAAATGGGGATTGCAGGTATCCCCGGCAGCGGCCTGGACAAATCGGGCTATGCAATCCTCGTGATTGTCATTGCCGTCGTGGTCGCCCTGTTCAGCCTCTATGTCAAACGCTCCTGGATGGGTTATGTCTTCGACGCAATCGCCGACGATGAAGATACCGCCCGCGTTATCGGTATTGACGTTGCCCGTTACAAACTGGCCGCTTTTGCCATGGGAACCGCACTGGCGGGCGTCGCCGGTGCCCTCTACACCCATCAGGTACGCTTTATCGACCCGGCAAGTTTCAGCTTCGTCGAATCCATCACAGTGCTGTCCATGGTTGTCATTGGCGGCATCGGTTCAGTCTGGGGCGTTATTTTCGCCGCTGGGGTATTGAGTGTACTGCCACAGTGGTTCCAGTTCATTGATGACTTCAAGCTGCTTGTTTACGGCGCGCTCCTCTTCGCCGTCATGCGTTTCAGCCCCGGCGGCGTTGCCGGCATGGTCAAAGCCCTGCGCGGCGACAAAAAGAACACCAAGAAGGAGGCAGCCGCATGA
- a CDS encoding branched-chain amino acid ABC transporter permease: MLYLELFTQGLVQGSIYALIAVGLTLVYGLLRILHVAHAGLFTLGGYLGVLITNQTGSLGLALVVSMIVVGVLGMAIYRLCYQPILDKPPYVALIASIGLFIAMEEIYRIVFGPFGISYENPPLQDSLPIAGMYIKSGEAVTAIGALALIGILALLATKTRFGTAWRATVTDPEMAESFGINPVKVRYMNFFIGSALAGAAGVMVALLNNLVEPTMGSVPSYKALAIIVLGGLGDVRGTLIAALALGVVEAFGTIYLGDFLDRDAIAFAFLILVLMIRPQGLFGRA, translated from the coding sequence ATGTTGTATCTTGAATTATTCACACAAGGGCTTGTACAGGGTAGCATTTATGCCCTGATCGCGGTGGGCCTGACACTGGTATACGGCCTGCTCCGTATCCTTCACGTCGCCCATGCCGGCCTCTTCACTTTGGGAGGATACCTCGGTGTCCTGATTACCAACCAGACGGGCAGTCTGGGCCTTGCACTGGTCGTGTCGATGATCGTCGTCGGCGTATTGGGCATGGCTATTTATCGCCTTTGCTATCAACCCATTCTTGATAAACCGCCTTATGTCGCACTGATTGCTTCCATTGGTCTTTTCATCGCCATGGAAGAAATCTACCGCATTGTCTTCGGTCCGTTCGGTATTTCCTACGAAAACCCGCCGCTGCAAGACAGCCTGCCGATTGCCGGTATGTATATCAAATCCGGTGAGGCCGTTACGGCGATTGGCGCTCTGGCGCTGATCGGTATCCTCGCCCTTTTGGCGACCAAGACACGATTCGGAACCGCCTGGCGCGCCACGGTCACCGATCCGGAAATGGCAGAAAGCTTCGGTATCAACCCGGTCAAAGTCCGCTATATGAACTTCTTCATCGGTTCCGCCCTGGCGGGTGCTGCCGGTGTCATGGTTGCACTGCTGAATAACCTGGTCGAGCCGACCATGGGGTCCGTCCCAAGTTACAAGGCGCTCGCGATTATCGTTTTGGGAGGCTTGGGAGACGTACGTGGCACACTGATTGCCGCCCTGGCATTGGGTGTCGTGGAGGCCTTCGGGACAATCTACCTGGGTGATTTTCTCGATCGTGACGCAATTGCCTTCGCCTTCCTTATCCTGGTTCTCATGATCCGGCCTCAGGGCCTGTTCGGGAGGGCATGA
- the hutC gene encoding histidine utilization repressor translates to MTETPAIPRYKMVRDHIVRNIRSGRWKADSKIPSENEFVKELGVSRMTVNRALRELTAEGVLRRVQGVGSFVAGPQPQSVLLELRNIADEIRSRGNKHHSELLLLGKEEASEEVAEDMNISQGDAVFHSILVHYENDIPVQLENRYVNATIAPGYMDVDLTKVTPNEYLVKTVPADEVEHIVEATLPSEFTRRHLQMGEKEPCLLLHRRTWSSGQVVSKARLSHPGSRYRLGAYFQSSPNRPTGD, encoded by the coding sequence ATGACTGAGACGCCAGCCATTCCCCGCTATAAAATGGTGCGTGACCATATCGTTCGGAATATCCGCTCCGGGCGCTGGAAAGCCGACAGCAAGATTCCTTCTGAAAATGAATTCGTGAAGGAATTGGGTGTCAGCCGCATGACGGTCAACCGCGCCTTGCGTGAACTGACGGCGGAAGGCGTTCTGCGCCGGGTGCAGGGCGTTGGCAGCTTTGTTGCCGGCCCCCAACCGCAGTCTGTCCTGCTGGAACTTCGCAACATTGCCGACGAAATCCGCTCACGCGGAAACAAGCACCACTCCGAATTGCTTCTTCTGGGCAAGGAAGAGGCCAGCGAGGAAGTTGCAGAGGATATGAATATCTCGCAGGGCGATGCGGTTTTTCATTCCATCCTCGTACATTACGAAAACGACATTCCGGTCCAGCTTGAAAATCGCTATGTCAACGCGACGATTGCTCCCGGTTATATGGATGTCGACCTGACCAAAGTTACGCCCAACGAGTATCTGGTCAAAACCGTTCCGGCCGATGAGGTCGAACATATCGTTGAAGCAACGCTTCCCAGTGAATTTACCCGGCGCCACCTTCAGATGGGCGAAAAAGAACCCTGTCTGTTGCTACACCGGCGCACGTGGTCTTCCGGCCAGGTGGTTTCCAAGGCCCGGCTCTCCCATCCGGGCAGCCGATACCGCCTGGGCGCATATTTTCAATCATCCCCCAACCGGCCAACCGGTGATTAA
- the hutH gene encoding histidine ammonia-lyase: MSRKIVIRAGELTLPDLRAIYKGAKFTLDGGSRAQVDASTQTVNNIIAADETVYGINTGFGRLARTSIPAERLKDLQRNLVMSHATGTGELLSDDTVRLIMALKVNALARGHSGIRWEVLQAMEKLIDGDVYPCIPSKGSVGASGDLAPLAHMSTALIGVGNVRHNGTVMPAEEGLAKVGLKPIDLGPKEGLALLNGTQVSTALALAGLFEGEDVFSAAMVAGALSVDAAKGSDVPFDPRIQLVRGHRGQIDVASVYKTLLNGSGIRTSHLGCDRVQDPYSLRCQPQVMGAALDHLRFTARTFATEANAVSDNPLVFTEEGDVISGGNFHAEPVAMSADVLAIALSEVGSISERRIALLMDPALSGLPAFLVEDGGVNSGFMIAQVTAAALASENKTLAHPASIDSLPTSANQEDHVSMATFAARRLGDIADNVRGVIAVELLCAAQGVDFHKPLKTSPSLNEAMIAIRKVAPHYDKDRYFHPDIEAVKALIREETFLKLMPDGLLPSVS, translated from the coding sequence ATGTCCAGGAAGATTGTTATTCGCGCTGGGGAGCTGACGCTCCCCGACCTGCGCGCCATCTACAAAGGTGCGAAATTCACGCTTGATGGCGGGTCCCGTGCGCAGGTGGATGCCTCGACCCAGACCGTGAACAATATCATTGCCGCCGACGAGACCGTTTACGGTATCAATACAGGCTTTGGCCGTCTGGCCCGCACAAGCATCCCGGCGGAACGTCTGAAGGACCTTCAGCGCAATCTGGTGATGTCCCATGCAACGGGAACCGGCGAGTTGCTGTCCGACGATACGGTCCGCCTTATCATGGCGCTCAAGGTCAATGCACTGGCCCGCGGCCATTCCGGCATTCGCTGGGAAGTCCTGCAGGCCATGGAGAAGCTGATCGACGGTGACGTCTATCCCTGCATTCCGTCGAAAGGCTCTGTTGGCGCGTCGGGCGACCTTGCTCCCCTCGCCCATATGTCTACGGCCCTGATCGGTGTTGGTAACGTTCGTCACAACGGTACCGTTATGCCTGCCGAAGAAGGGCTGGCCAAGGTCGGGCTGAAGCCAATTGACCTGGGACCGAAGGAAGGGCTGGCCCTGCTCAACGGAACACAGGTCAGCACGGCACTGGCACTGGCGGGCCTGTTCGAGGGAGAAGACGTCTTCTCCGCCGCCATGGTGGCCGGCGCCCTGTCCGTCGATGCGGCGAAAGGGTCCGATGTGCCCTTTGATCCGCGTATTCAACTGGTCCGCGGCCATCGCGGCCAGATTGATGTTGCGTCTGTCTACAAGACACTGCTGAACGGTAGTGGTATCCGCACCAGCCATCTGGGCTGCGACCGGGTTCAGGACCCCTATTCCCTGCGCTGCCAGCCACAGGTCATGGGGGCCGCCCTGGATCACCTTCGTTTCACGGCCCGGACCTTCGCAACAGAAGCCAACGCCGTATCGGACAACCCGCTTGTATTTACCGAAGAAGGCGATGTGATCTCCGGTGGTAATTTTCATGCCGAACCGGTTGCCATGTCTGCCGACGTTCTGGCTATTGCCTTGTCTGAGGTCGGCAGCATCTCCGAACGTCGGATCGCCTTGTTGATGGACCCAGCCCTGAGTGGCCTGCCTGCCTTCCTGGTGGAAGACGGTGGCGTCAACTCCGGTTTCATGATTGCCCAGGTAACCGCAGCGGCGCTGGCGAGCGAGAACAAGACGCTAGCCCATCCGGCCAGCATCGATTCCCTGCCTACATCAGCAAACCAGGAAGATCATGTTTCCATGGCGACCTTTGCCGCACGGCGACTGGGTGACATCGCAGATAATGTCCGCGGCGTTATCGCCGTGGAACTGCTCTGCGCCGCACAAGGCGTAGACTTCCACAAACCGCTTAAAACGTCACCCAGTCTTAATGAGGCTATGATTGCAATTCGCAAAGTTGCCCCCCATTACGACAAGGACCGCTATTTCCATCCGGATATCGAAGCGGTGAAGGCTCTGATCCGGGAAGAAACCTTCCTGAAACTGATGCCAGACGGGTTGCTGCCCAGCGTCAGTTAA
- the phnN gene encoding phosphonate metabolism protein/1,5-bisphosphokinase (PRPP-forming) PhnN: MTTQRGTLFLVVGPSGAGKDSLIQAAKARLANDSRFVFPPRIITRASPLPGEDYIHSPQDGFQMAEEGNAFMLHWHTYGHAYGIPGYVSQYLDQGRHVIVNSSRDCITDAIARFSPVIVFDIHVAMPTAFQRLKERGREDEEEIAKRLKRYDHPIPDHATLVTIDNNGPFEASVQAIVSRLLAVAGD, encoded by the coding sequence ATGACAACGCAGCGCGGCACATTATTTCTGGTGGTCGGCCCTTCAGGCGCCGGTAAAGACAGCCTGATTCAGGCCGCCAAGGCCCGTCTGGCAAACGACAGCCGTTTTGTCTTTCCGCCACGCATCATTACCCGCGCCAGCCCCTTACCTGGTGAAGACTACATTCATAGCCCCCAGGACGGGTTCCAGATGGCGGAAGAAGGCAATGCTTTCATGCTGCACTGGCATACCTACGGTCACGCCTATGGTATCCCCGGCTACGTCAGCCAGTATCTGGACCAGGGCCGACATGTCATTGTGAACAGTTCCCGGGATTGCATCACTGACGCGATTGCACGGTTTTCCCCCGTCATCGTGTTCGATATTCACGTGGCCATGCCCACGGCCTTCCAACGATTGAAAGAACGCGGCCGGGAAGACGAGGAAGAAATCGCCAAACGTTTGAAACGTTATGACCACCCGATACCAGACCATGCCACGCTGGTAACAATTGACAACAACGGTCCGTTTGAAGCCTCGGTGCAGGCGATCGTCTCCAGGCTGCTGGCTGTGGCTGGCGACTGA
- a CDS encoding ABC transporter ATP-binding protein, with protein MLQLKNLTCGYGALQAVHGLDLDIPEGCVFALLGPNGAGKSSTLMSIAGHVDVFSGQIIFDGQDITAMPARERVRQGIAIAPEGRRLFPDLTVIENLTVGGYSRPAAREKANREMVFDLFPRLAERQTSHAGALSGGEQQMLAIGRALMTEPKFLMIDEVSLGLMPKVVDICYNAVSHLRSKGMTILLVEQNTSRALAVADRVCVLESGSPVWQGTAEDARQDSSLIDAFLGLSKEDAA; from the coding sequence ATGCTGCAGCTTAAGAATCTCACTTGCGGCTATGGCGCATTGCAGGCGGTGCACGGGCTTGATCTGGATATCCCCGAAGGATGTGTCTTCGCACTCCTGGGCCCAAACGGTGCAGGCAAATCATCGACGCTTATGTCCATTGCCGGTCACGTGGATGTGTTTTCCGGCCAGATCATCTTCGACGGCCAGGATATTACCGCCATGCCTGCCCGCGAACGGGTGCGCCAGGGCATCGCCATTGCGCCGGAAGGACGTCGTCTGTTCCCGGACCTGACGGTTATAGAAAACCTCACGGTCGGCGGCTACAGCCGCCCCGCGGCTCGGGAGAAGGCTAACCGGGAGATGGTCTTCGACCTGTTCCCACGCCTTGCAGAACGCCAGACCAGTCATGCTGGCGCCCTGTCCGGCGGAGAGCAGCAGATGCTGGCCATCGGCCGCGCCCTCATGACGGAACCCAAGTTTCTGATGATTGATGAGGTTTCCCTTGGGCTCATGCCAAAGGTCGTGGACATATGTTACAACGCTGTCAGCCATCTGCGTTCGAAAGGCATGACCATTCTGCTCGTTGAACAGAATACCAGTCGTGCCCTGGCCGTGGCGGACCGGGTCTGTGTCCTGGAGTCCGGCAGTCCCGTCTGGCAAGGCACGGCAGAAGACGCCCGGCAGGACAGCAGCCTGATCGACGCCTTTCTTGGACTTTCCAAGGAGGATGCGGCATGA
- a CDS encoding peptide chain release factor 3, with the protein MTQSAQAAAKRRTFAIISHPDAGKTTLTEKLLLMGGAIHLAGEVKAKGERRRARSDWMKIEQQRGISVTTSVMTFEYDGVTFNLLDTPGHEDFSEDTFRTLTAVDSAIMVIDAAKGIEPQTRKLFEVCRLRDIPIITFINKMDREAKDPFELMDEISETLALDCAPMVWPVGMGREFKGVYDLANKQMLKIVDGGEEIIDTSGPDDDKLGEIIPEELLLTLQEEAELASEACPSFDKESYLEGHLTPVFFGSALRNFGVRPLLDCVGQRAPSPRPQPSDARIIEPGEDKVTGFVFKVQANMDPNHRDRIAFMRLCSGKFKRGMKLKHVRSGKPIAIYNPIMFFAQSRELAEEAWPGDIIGVPNHGTLRVGDTLSETENVRFTGIPNFAPEILRRVRLDDPMKAKHLRKALESLAEEGVTQVFKPQLGANWIVGVVGQLQLDVLTTRIEQEYGIKVGLETAPYETARWISADDTKQIEKFMDSNRSAMGEDRDGAPVFLARNMWELNHQVQNWPDIHFDKTRERA; encoded by the coding sequence GTGACCCAGTCTGCGCAGGCGGCAGCCAAGCGCCGCACTTTTGCAATTATCTCCCACCCGGATGCCGGTAAAACAACGCTTACAGAAAAGCTGTTGTTGATGGGGGGTGCCATTCACCTGGCCGGTGAGGTCAAGGCGAAGGGTGAACGCCGTCGCGCACGTTCGGACTGGATGAAGATCGAACAACAGCGTGGCATCTCCGTTACAACATCCGTCATGACCTTCGAATATGACGGGGTCACCTTTAACCTTCTCGATACGCCGGGCCACGAAGACTTCTCCGAAGACACCTTCCGCACCCTGACCGCCGTCGACAGCGCCATCATGGTCATCGATGCCGCAAAAGGTATCGAGCCGCAGACCCGCAAACTGTTTGAAGTCTGCCGCCTGCGTGACATTCCGATCATCACTTTCATCAACAAGATGGACCGCGAAGCGAAAGATCCGTTCGAATTGATGGACGAAATCTCGGAAACGCTGGCTCTGGACTGTGCACCGATGGTCTGGCCCGTCGGCATGGGCCGTGAGTTCAAAGGCGTTTACGATCTGGCCAACAAACAGATGTTGAAAATCGTCGACGGCGGTGAGGAAATCATCGACACCTCTGGTCCCGACGACGACAAGCTTGGCGAGATCATTCCCGAAGAATTGCTTCTGACCTTGCAGGAAGAAGCCGAGCTTGCTTCCGAGGCCTGCCCCTCTTTCGACAAGGAAAGCTATCTGGAAGGTCACCTGACGCCGGTGTTCTTTGGCAGCGCCTTGAGGAATTTCGGTGTGCGGCCGTTGCTGGACTGCGTCGGCCAGCGAGCACCTTCTCCCCGCCCACAGCCAAGTGACGCGCGGATCATTGAACCGGGCGAAGATAAAGTCACCGGCTTTGTCTTCAAGGTGCAGGCCAATATGGATCCCAATCACCGCGACCGTATTGCCTTCATGCGCCTCTGTTCGGGCAAGTTCAAACGCGGCATGAAACTCAAGCATGTGCGCAGCGGCAAACCGATCGCCATTTACAACCCGATCATGTTCTTTGCGCAAAGCCGCGAATTGGCGGAAGAAGCCTGGCCCGGCGATATCATCGGCGTGCCTAACCATGGGACATTACGCGTCGGCGATACGTTGAGCGAAACAGAAAACGTCCGCTTCACCGGCATTCCAAACTTCGCACCGGAAATTCTGCGCCGTGTTCGCCTCGATGACCCGATGAAAGCCAAACACCTTCGCAAGGCCCTGGAAAGCCTCGCCGAGGAAGGTGTGACGCAGGTCTTCAAACCGCAGCTTGGCGCCAACTGGATTGTCGGCGTCGTCGGCCAGCTTCAGTTGGACGTCCTGACCACGCGCATCGAACAGGAATACGGTATCAAGGTCGGCCTGGAAACAGCACCTTATGAAACCGCGCGTTGGATTTCTGCAGATGACACAAAGCAGATCGAAAAATTTATGGATTCCAATCGGTCTGCCATGGGTGAAGACCGCGACGGTGCCCCCGTCTTCCTGGCCAGAAACATGTGGGAGTTGAATCACCAGGTCCAAAACTGGCCGGATATTCACTTCGACAAGACACGCGAGCGCGCCTAG
- the hutU gene encoding urocanate hydratase, with amino-acid sequence MSTNTRLDNTREIRSPHGSELTCKSWLTEAPMRMLMNNLDPDVAEHPHELVVYGGIGRAARNWDCYDKIVATLKDLNDDETLLVQSGKPVGVFPTHKDAPRVLIANSNLVPHWATWEHFNELDAKGLMMYGQMTAGSWIYIGSQGIVQGTYETFVEMGRQHYGGDLKGKWVLTAGLGGMGGAQPLASTMAGASMLAIECQPSRIDFRLRTGYLDKKANTLDEAMAMINEAVAKGEAVSVGLLGNAAEILPEMVKRGIKPDAVTDQTSAHDPVNGYLPAGWTLDKWTDLRERDPETVAREAKKSMAVHVQAMLDFQQMGIPTFDYGNNIRQMALEEGVQNAFDFPGFVPAYIRPLFCRGVGPFRWAALSGDPEDIYKTDQKVKELIPDDPHLHNWLDMARDRIHFQGLPARICWVGLGQRHRLGLAFNEMVKNGELKAPVVIGRDHLDSGSVASPNRETESMMDGSDAVSDWPLLNALLNTAGGATWVSLHHGGGVGMGFSQHSGVVIVCDGSDDAAKRVGRVLWNDPGTGVMRHADAGYEIAKECAKEQGLKLPMLED; translated from the coding sequence ATGAGTACCAACACACGCCTGGACAATACACGTGAAATCCGTAGCCCCCACGGTTCCGAACTGACGTGCAAAAGCTGGCTGACCGAAGCGCCAATGCGCATGCTGATGAACAACCTCGACCCGGATGTCGCAGAGCACCCGCATGAGCTGGTGGTTTACGGTGGTATCGGCCGTGCGGCCCGCAACTGGGACTGCTATGACAAAATCGTTGCGACCCTCAAAGACCTGAACGATGACGAAACCCTGCTGGTTCAAAGCGGCAAGCCCGTCGGCGTTTTCCCGACTCACAAGGATGCACCGCGTGTTCTTATTGCCAACTCCAACCTGGTGCCGCATTGGGCAACCTGGGAACATTTCAACGAGTTGGATGCCAAGGGCCTGATGATGTACGGCCAGATGACGGCCGGTTCCTGGATTTATATCGGTAGTCAGGGCATCGTCCAGGGCACCTATGAAACCTTTGTGGAGATGGGCCGCCAGCATTACGGCGGGGACCTCAAAGGCAAATGGGTTCTGACGGCGGGCCTCGGCGGAATGGGCGGCGCTCAACCTCTGGCGTCGACCATGGCCGGTGCAAGCATGCTCGCCATCGAATGCCAGCCGAGCCGCATCGACTTCCGCCTGCGTACCGGTTACCTGGACAAGAAGGCGAATACGCTGGACGAAGCGATGGCCATGATCAATGAAGCCGTTGCCAAAGGCGAAGCCGTTTCAGTCGGCTTGCTGGGGAACGCGGCTGAAATTCTGCCGGAAATGGTAAAGCGTGGAATCAAACCGGATGCGGTAACCGACCAGACATCCGCCCATGACCCGGTCAATGGCTATCTTCCTGCCGGATGGACGCTGGACAAATGGACGGACCTGCGTGAGCGCGACCCGGAAACGGTCGCCCGTGAAGCCAAGAAGTCCATGGCGGTTCATGTTCAAGCCATGCTGGATTTCCAACAGATGGGCATCCCGACTTTCGACTATGGCAACAACATCCGTCAGATGGCCCTGGAAGAAGGCGTGCAGAACGCATTCGATTTCCCCGGATTTGTTCCTGCCTACATCCGCCCCCTCTTCTGCCGTGGTGTTGGCCCCTTCCGCTGGGCGGCACTCAGTGGTGACCCGGAAGACATCTACAAGACCGACCAGAAGGTCAAAGAGCTGATCCCGGACGATCCGCATCTGCATAACTGGCTGGACATGGCCCGCGACCGCATCCACTTCCAGGGCCTGCCCGCCCGGATTTGCTGGGTCGGTCTGGGACAGCGTCATCGCCTGGGCCTCGCCTTTAACGAGATGGTCAAAAATGGTGAATTGAAAGCCCCGGTTGTCATCGGTCGCGATCACCTGGACAGCGGCTCTGTCGCCAGTCCGAACCGCGAAACGGAATCCATGATGGATGGCTCGGATGCCGTATCCGACTGGCCGTTGCTGAATGCCCTGCTGAACACTGCCGGTGGTGCAACCTGGGTCAGTCTGCATCACGGCGGTGGCGTCGGGATGGGCTTCTCCCAGCATTCCGGCGTGGTGATTGTCTGCGACGGCAGCGACGATGCCGCCAAACGCGTCGGTCGTGTCCTGTGGAATGACCCGGGAACAGGCGTCATGCGTCACGCCGATGCCGGTTACGAAATCGCCAAGGAATGCGCCAAGGAACAGGGCCTGAAACTGCCCATGCTGGAGGACTGA